A region from the Desulfoglaeba alkanexedens ALDC genome encodes:
- a CDS encoding FMN-binding protein, whose translation MNPSRAFSVVYMFAVSLVFMSLVAGIYVLNAERIELNEQIKLQGIILRVLQVPVPPDAEKETVVRIFSQRVTTVAEDGKTLYVARNEDGAVTGYAFPLYGPGFWGSIRGMMAVDPELKTVLGIAFYSHSETPGLGGRITEAWFQDQFKGKPLMAPEPGGNYFELRPPGTADQPNEVDAVTGATETSRRLEVFLNRNLKEYLAWIEANKTRLSGGRDTAGRGRARTHPGVPISRRSFSCRFECPVGA comes from the coding sequence ATGAATCCAAGCCGCGCCTTTTCCGTCGTTTACATGTTCGCCGTGTCCCTTGTGTTCATGTCGCTGGTGGCCGGAATTTACGTCCTCAATGCGGAACGGATCGAACTGAACGAACAGATCAAACTCCAGGGCATCATCCTCCGAGTGCTCCAGGTGCCCGTGCCTCCCGACGCGGAAAAGGAGACGGTGGTCCGCATTTTTTCCCAACGCGTGACCACTGTCGCCGAAGACGGGAAAACGCTGTATGTGGCTCGAAACGAAGACGGCGCCGTGACGGGGTATGCTTTCCCCCTCTACGGCCCCGGTTTTTGGGGCTCGATCCGGGGCATGATGGCCGTGGACCCCGAATTGAAAACGGTCCTGGGGATCGCCTTCTACAGCCACAGCGAAACCCCGGGGCTCGGCGGGCGCATCACCGAGGCCTGGTTCCAGGACCAGTTCAAGGGCAAACCCTTGATGGCACCGGAACCCGGCGGGAACTACTTCGAACTCCGCCCGCCCGGAACCGCGGACCAACCCAACGAGGTGGACGCCGTCACCGGCGCGACTGAAACAAGCCGGCGGCTGGAAGTGTTTTTGAACCGCAACTTGAAAGAGTACCTGGCTTGGATCGAAGCCAACAAAACCCGGTTGAGCGGCGGGCGGGACACGGCCGGAAGAGGACGAGCTCGAACCCATCCCGGGGTCCCTATTTCGAGGCGTTCCTTTTCCTGTCGCTTTGAGTGCCCCGTGGGGGCATGA
- a CDS encoding cold-shock protein, which yields MLQGRVKWFNEKKGYGFIESETHGDVFVHFSGIEGEGFRTLSEGESVSFEIGESPKGPQAVRVKRLG from the coding sequence ATGCTGCAGGGCCGAGTCAAATGGTTCAACGAAAAGAAGGGATACGGGTTTATTGAATCTGAGACTCACGGTGACGTTTTCGTCCACTTCTCGGGCATCGAAGGGGAAGGCTTTCGGACCCTTTCGGAAGGGGAAAGCGTGAGCTTCGAAATCGGCGAAAGCCCGAAGGGACCTCAGGCCGTTCGAGTCAAGCGATTGGGCTGA
- a CDS encoding thiamine pyrophosphate-dependent enzyme, which translates to MNSPDIFKNDVPVQWCPGCPNFGILSALKKTLADLGCNPQDVCLVSGIGQAAKLPHYLQCHFFNGLHGRALPVAAGIQAANPQLITVVTTGEGDCYGEGGNHLLHAFRRNPNITVLVHNNEFYALTKAQGSPTTPMGEIRSLHPEGVEAAPLNMLAVAVAHRCPYVARGFALDPEALSALLTEAVRRPGLALVEVIQPCITWGRHPVAWYRERVRPVPEAHDPKDQAAALSLLLQEENRYMTGCFFQDDTRPVFGARFRQRHGDLPLAGSGFPPAERTLDLLAGFAAHHGA; encoded by the coding sequence ATGAACTCGCCTGATATTTTCAAAAACGATGTGCCCGTGCAATGGTGCCCCGGATGCCCCAACTTCGGCATCCTTTCGGCCTTAAAAAAGACCTTGGCGGACCTTGGCTGTAATCCCCAGGATGTGTGCCTCGTATCCGGGATCGGCCAAGCGGCCAAATTGCCCCATTATCTGCAATGTCACTTTTTCAATGGACTGCACGGTCGAGCCCTCCCCGTCGCCGCGGGCATCCAGGCCGCCAATCCACAACTCATTACGGTCGTGACCACCGGCGAAGGAGACTGCTACGGGGAAGGCGGGAATCACTTGCTCCACGCCTTCCGAAGAAATCCCAACATCACGGTGCTCGTCCATAACAACGAATTCTATGCTTTGACCAAGGCCCAAGGATCCCCCACAACACCCATGGGCGAAATAAGAAGCCTTCATCCGGAGGGGGTGGAAGCGGCGCCGCTCAATATGCTCGCCGTGGCCGTGGCCCATCGGTGCCCGTACGTGGCACGGGGGTTCGCCCTGGATCCGGAAGCGCTGAGCGCGCTCCTGACGGAGGCCGTCCGCCGGCCGGGCTTGGCCCTTGTCGAAGTCATCCAGCCCTGCATCACCTGGGGTCGCCATCCGGTGGCCTGGTACCGGGAACGCGTGCGGCCCGTCCCCGAAGCCCATGACCCGAAAGATCAGGCGGCGGCCCTTTCCCTGCTCCTCCAAGAAGAAAACCGCTATATGACGGGCTGCTTCTTTCAAGACGACACCCGACCCGTTTTTGGGGCTCGGTTCCGACAGCGCCACGGCGATCTGCCCCTCGCCGGGTCGGGTTTTCCCCCGGCGGAACGGACCCTGGATCTTCTCGCCGGCTTTGCCGCTCACCACGGTGCATGA
- a CDS encoding NADH:ubiquinone reductase (Na(+)-transporting) subunit E codes for METGVSAPVIFFAAIFTNNILLTNFLGMCSFLAISREVKSSVGLGLAVTFVMACTTGINHLVYHYILVPFDLVSFRFIIFIVVIAAFVQLVEMVIERYSPLLYVVLGVFLPLITVNCAILGVCLFMVIREYTFVQSVAYGFGGGLGWMLAIVALGGIREKLRKAPVPKALEGAGLSLIVAGLMALSFVGFSGMIQMQ; via the coding sequence ATGGAAACCGGCGTGAGCGCCCCGGTCATCTTCTTCGCGGCGATTTTCACCAACAACATCCTGCTGACCAACTTCCTCGGCATGTGCTCGTTTCTCGCCATCAGCCGGGAAGTGAAGTCTTCGGTGGGGCTGGGGCTCGCTGTGACCTTCGTCATGGCCTGCACCACCGGGATCAATCACCTCGTGTACCACTACATCCTGGTGCCATTCGATCTCGTCTCCTTCCGGTTCATCATCTTCATCGTGGTGATCGCCGCCTTCGTACAGCTGGTGGAAATGGTCATCGAACGCTACTCGCCGCTCCTTTACGTGGTGCTCGGCGTCTTCCTGCCGCTCATCACCGTCAACTGCGCCATCCTGGGCGTGTGCCTCTTCATGGTCATCCGGGAATACACCTTCGTCCAGTCCGTGGCCTATGGGTTCGGGGGCGGCCTGGGGTGGATGCTCGCCATCGTGGCCCTGGGCGGCATCCGGGAAAAATTGAGGAAGGCGCCCGTCCCGAAGGCGCTGGAAGGCGCGGGATTGAGCCTCATCGTGGCGGGCCTGATGGCCCTTTCGTTCGTGGGTTTCAGCGGCATGATCCAGATGCAGTGA
- a CDS encoding NADH:ubiquinone reductase (Na(+)-transporting) subunit F, whose protein sequence is MLEMAIGVVSLSGLTAFLALLLEWADSYFADYGECHISINGGEKVLTVQGGGKLLGTLMDNGIFVPSACGGRGSCGLCKVKVLEGGGPILPTETPYMEPQEIENKVRLSCQIKVRNDLVIEIPEELFLIKEYQTRVAAIRELTHNIKEITLKLVDPPEITFKPGQFIQLEVPEYAESPEPVYRAYSMCSAASRPTEVKLVITRVEKGIATTYIHDYLKEGDPVTINGPYGEFYLRDTDREILMIATGSGLAPLMSLLHQMADEGIQRKATLFFGVRAKKDLFYRDELEAFRQKLPDFDYVLVLSSPDPEDQWDGETGLVTDAVERRFNDLSEMEAYLCGNPFMIDAAVKLFTSKGIPEERIYYDKFG, encoded by the coding sequence ATGCTGGAAATGGCCATCGGAGTGGTTTCCCTGAGCGGACTCACCGCCTTTTTGGCCCTTTTGCTGGAATGGGCCGATTCCTATTTCGCCGACTACGGCGAATGCCACATTTCCATCAACGGAGGCGAAAAGGTGCTCACCGTCCAGGGCGGCGGGAAACTCCTGGGAACCCTCATGGACAACGGCATTTTCGTCCCCTCGGCCTGCGGCGGCCGCGGGAGCTGCGGCTTGTGCAAGGTGAAGGTCCTTGAAGGCGGCGGTCCCATTCTTCCCACCGAAACCCCGTACATGGAACCGCAGGAAATCGAAAACAAGGTCCGCCTGTCGTGCCAGATCAAGGTGCGAAACGACCTGGTGATCGAAATCCCCGAGGAGCTGTTCCTCATCAAGGAATACCAGACCCGGGTCGCCGCCATCCGGGAGCTCACCCACAACATCAAGGAAATCACGCTGAAACTGGTGGATCCGCCCGAAATCACCTTCAAACCGGGTCAGTTCATCCAGTTGGAAGTGCCAGAATATGCGGAATCGCCCGAACCGGTCTACCGGGCCTATTCCATGTGTTCGGCGGCGAGCCGCCCCACTGAAGTAAAGCTCGTCATCACCCGCGTCGAAAAGGGCATCGCCACCACCTACATCCACGACTACCTCAAGGAAGGCGACCCGGTAACCATCAACGGTCCTTACGGAGAATTTTACCTCAGGGACACCGACCGCGAAATCCTCATGATCGCGACCGGCTCCGGACTGGCGCCCCTCATGTCTCTCCTGCACCAGATGGCCGACGAAGGAATCCAACGAAAGGCCACGCTCTTTTTCGGCGTCCGTGCCAAGAAGGACCTCTTCTACAGGGACGAACTGGAAGCCTTCAGGCAAAAGCTCCCCGATTTCGACTACGTCCTGGTCCTTTCCAGCCCCGACCCCGAAGACCAGTGGGATGGTGAGACCGGCCTCGTCACCGACGCGGTGGAACGGCGGTTTAATGACCTTTCGGAAATGGAAGCCTACCTGTGCGGCAACCCGTTCATGATCGACGCGGCGGTGAAGCTCTTCACGTCCAAGGGCATCCCCGAAGAACGCATCTACTACGACAAATTCGGTTGA
- a CDS encoding NADH:ubiquinone reductase (Na(+)-transporting) subunit D — translation MARETASAIFRKGLWDENPVFRQVLGICSALAVTNLLLNTFIMGVSLIFVTAMSNVTVSLLRKVTPARIRMMVQVLIIASYVMIVDIALKAYLPDISEALGPYVGLIITNCIIMGRCEGFARNNAVWPSFLDGVASGCGYAFVLLTIAFIRELLGFGTVFGLRVMPDAWTNWVIMVMAPGGFFMLGLFIWVALSWSGEKKKA, via the coding sequence ATGGCGCGCGAAACCGCCTCAGCCATCTTCCGCAAAGGCCTCTGGGATGAAAACCCCGTCTTCCGGCAGGTCCTGGGCATCTGTTCGGCGCTCGCGGTCACGAACCTACTCCTCAACACCTTCATCATGGGGGTGAGTCTCATCTTCGTGACCGCCATGTCCAACGTCACTGTGTCCCTGCTCCGGAAAGTGACGCCGGCCCGCATCCGGATGATGGTACAGGTGCTCATCATCGCCTCCTACGTCATGATCGTAGATATCGCCCTCAAGGCCTACCTTCCCGACATCAGCGAGGCGCTCGGCCCGTACGTGGGCCTCATCATCACCAACTGCATCATCATGGGCCGGTGTGAAGGCTTCGCCCGAAACAACGCTGTCTGGCCGTCATTCCTGGACGGCGTCGCGTCGGGGTGCGGCTACGCCTTCGTGCTGCTCACCATCGCCTTCATCCGGGAGCTTTTGGGGTTCGGAACCGTCTTCGGGCTTCGGGTCATGCCGGACGCCTGGACCAATTGGGTGATCATGGTCATGGCACCCGGCGGGTTCTTCATGCTGGGACTTTTCATCTGGGTGGCCCTGAGCTGGAGCGGCGAAAAGAAAAAGGCGTGA
- a CDS encoding 2-oxoacid:acceptor oxidoreductase subunit alpha gives MDCTIVIAGSAGEGVQTIGDVLADTLAAHGYGVFAWQEYESRIRGGQNSFTIRVTDPLVSAPTMEADILLYLNAGAMEKYRAWCKPEAILVGETAAEGRSIVVPFKEMARSQLGRPLYANTLAMGALAAVAGLNTAVLDRVLTHEFASKGEDAVQANLKAAALGYDHADRALGDQRPWSFPQKDQAFYLISGNESLAVGAFHAGCRFMAAYPMTPSTGIIRFLAQHWDKTGIFCEQAEDEIAAINMALGASFAGVRSMTATSGGGFALMVEAVSLSGMTEVPVVIVLAQRPGPATGLPTRTAQGDLLFAVHAGHGEFPKAVLAPSDPREAVHVMGRAFDLADRFQIPVIVLSDQLLADARFSVDDFRLEDIVRRCHLADPKDVTHYQRYALTDTGVSPRLYPGQGPHLVTADSDEHDEWGHITEDLTRTAPSMLAKRLKKGTGLQQAMKAPEAYGLEDAEEIFCTWGSARGAALEAVEALRRSGVRVGLLHWTDLWPPPATPLPEKGRLWTVENNAGGQWAALMALAYGRKVEKRILRSDGLPLTAAFIRRAYHELA, from the coding sequence ATGGATTGCACGATCGTCATTGCGGGAAGTGCCGGAGAAGGCGTCCAGACCATCGGGGATGTGCTGGCCGATACCCTGGCTGCTCACGGCTATGGAGTCTTCGCCTGGCAGGAATATGAGTCGCGCATTCGAGGTGGGCAGAACTCGTTCACGATTCGCGTGACGGATCCCTTGGTGAGCGCCCCGACCATGGAAGCCGATATTCTACTCTACCTCAACGCGGGAGCCATGGAGAAATACCGAGCGTGGTGCAAACCGGAGGCGATCCTGGTGGGGGAAACGGCCGCCGAAGGCCGTTCCATTGTGGTTCCGTTCAAGGAAATGGCTCGGTCCCAATTGGGACGCCCCCTTTATGCCAACACCCTCGCCATGGGGGCGCTTGCGGCCGTAGCGGGGCTGAACACGGCCGTGCTGGATCGGGTGCTGACCCACGAATTCGCCTCCAAAGGCGAAGACGCCGTCCAGGCCAACCTCAAGGCGGCCGCACTGGGATACGACCATGCAGATCGAGCTTTGGGGGATCAGCGTCCATGGTCTTTCCCTCAAAAAGATCAGGCCTTTTATCTCATTTCCGGAAACGAATCCCTGGCCGTGGGAGCCTTCCACGCCGGGTGCCGCTTCATGGCCGCTTATCCCATGACGCCGTCCACAGGCATCATCCGTTTCTTAGCTCAACATTGGGACAAGACGGGGATCTTTTGCGAACAAGCCGAAGATGAAATTGCGGCCATCAACATGGCCTTGGGCGCCTCATTCGCCGGAGTCCGCTCCATGACCGCTACTTCCGGAGGCGGCTTCGCTCTCATGGTGGAAGCCGTGAGCCTTTCCGGCATGACGGAAGTCCCCGTGGTCATCGTGCTGGCGCAAAGGCCGGGACCTGCCACAGGGCTCCCCACGCGAACGGCGCAAGGGGATCTCCTCTTCGCCGTCCACGCCGGACACGGAGAATTCCCCAAGGCCGTGCTGGCCCCGTCCGACCCCCGGGAGGCGGTGCACGTCATGGGCCGGGCCTTCGACCTTGCGGATCGTTTCCAAATCCCGGTGATCGTGCTGAGCGACCAGCTCCTGGCGGATGCCCGATTCAGCGTCGACGACTTTCGGCTGGAAGACATCGTCCGTCGGTGCCACCTCGCCGACCCTAAAGACGTCACGCATTACCAACGCTATGCCCTCACCGATACGGGCGTCTCCCCTCGACTCTACCCCGGCCAAGGGCCTCATTTGGTCACGGCGGACAGCGACGAACATGACGAATGGGGCCACATCACTGAAGACCTGACCCGCACGGCCCCGTCCATGCTTGCCAAAAGGCTCAAGAAGGGCACGGGTCTTCAACAAGCCATGAAGGCCCCTGAGGCTTATGGACTGGAAGACGCGGAAGAAATTTTCTGTACGTGGGGATCCGCGCGAGGCGCGGCGTTGGAGGCCGTCGAAGCCCTGCGACGCAGTGGTGTCCGCGTGGGGCTGCTTCACTGGACGGATCTGTGGCCCCCACCCGCAACGCCCCTTCCCGAAAAGGGACGGCTTTGGACGGTGGAAAACAACGCCGGCGGCCAATGGGCCGCCCTCATGGCCTTGGCATACGGCCGGAAAGTGGAGAAACGCATCCTGCGAAGCGACGGGCTGCCGCTTACGGCCGCCTTCATCCGGAGGGCCTATCATGAACTCGCCTGA
- a CDS encoding FKBP-type peptidyl-prolyl cis-trans isomerase: MKRVESGHFVKVHYTGKFDSGEVFDSSEGCQPLEVQVGSGQVIPAFEDALVGMAVNEKKTFRVEPEEAYGDRDEGLHHTLSRADLPPNYEPQVGELLALRTPDDQRVYATVAKVTDQDIVIDLNHVLAGKALNFDVEVVEINDQASPQQGCDCGCSCC, encoded by the coding sequence ATGAAAAGAGTGGAAAGCGGCCATTTTGTCAAGGTGCATTACACGGGGAAATTCGACAGCGGCGAAGTCTTCGATTCGAGCGAAGGGTGCCAGCCGCTGGAAGTTCAGGTGGGCTCGGGGCAGGTGATCCCTGCCTTCGAGGACGCGCTGGTCGGAATGGCCGTGAACGAGAAGAAGACCTTCAGGGTCGAACCGGAGGAAGCCTACGGTGATCGGGACGAAGGCCTGCATCACACGCTTTCCCGCGCAGACCTTCCGCCCAACTACGAACCCCAGGTGGGGGAACTCCTGGCGCTGAGGACTCCCGACGACCAGCGGGTGTACGCCACCGTCGCGAAGGTCACCGACCAGGACATCGTGATCGATTTAAACCACGTACTTGCGGGGAAGGCCTTGAACTTCGACGTGGAAGTGGTGGAAATCAACGACCAGGCGTCGCCGCAACAAGGCTGCGACTGCGGGTGTTCCTGTTGTTAA
- a CDS encoding HAD family hydrolase: protein MTFRAVIFDLDGTLLDTLQDISDSMNAVLRSHGWPEHDRETYRTWVGDGAENLVLRAIPEAARTPEAVREGVRAYREEYERRWASNTRPYPGVAELLDGFLEKGFSLAVLSNKGEEFTQTMVRGLLARWGFRDIRGARPGSPLKPDPSAAFQVAANLGVDPSECLFFGDSDLDMETARRAGMFGIGVLWGFRGPEELAQAGARLLVKDPRSFVPFIP, encoded by the coding sequence ATGACGTTTCGAGCGGTGATTTTCGATCTGGACGGAACGCTTCTCGACACCCTCCAGGATATCTCGGATTCCATGAACGCGGTGCTCCGATCTCACGGTTGGCCGGAACACGACCGGGAGACCTACAGGACCTGGGTGGGCGACGGCGCGGAAAACCTGGTCCTGCGGGCGATCCCCGAAGCCGCGCGTACCCCGGAAGCCGTGCGCGAAGGTGTCAGGGCGTATCGCGAGGAATATGAGCGGCGCTGGGCTTCCAACACCCGCCCTTACCCGGGCGTCGCCGAACTGCTGGATGGTTTCCTGGAAAAAGGGTTCAGCCTCGCGGTTTTGAGCAACAAGGGGGAGGAGTTCACGCAAACGATGGTCCGTGGACTGCTCGCGCGTTGGGGCTTCCGGGATATCCGCGGCGCTCGGCCCGGGAGTCCCTTGAAGCCGGATCCTTCCGCGGCGTTCCAGGTGGCGGCGAACCTGGGAGTGGATCCTTCGGAATGCCTCTTTTTCGGGGATAGCGATTTAGACATGGAAACGGCGCGCCGGGCGGGCATGTTCGGCATCGGAGTCCTGTGGGGGTTTCGCGGCCCGGAGGAACTGGCTCAGGCGGGGGCCCGGCTGCTGGTGAAGGACCCGCGTTCTTTCGTCCCCTTTATTCCTTGA
- a CDS encoding RnfABCDGE type electron transport complex subunit D has protein sequence MENQSRKGTGRPPPPKRLFQKQPIMIRMVAALLPCLLGSVYFFGFRALAVTAVSLVFAVATEAAFTLRQGKPVTSAVLVSALIYALSLPPTVPYWIAAVGMVFGIVFGKMVFGGFGFNIYNPAMVGRCFVYISFPIALTNRWVEPFPGFLGGAAAWAPGVDAVTTATPLQLLKAGDTVAMERLFWGNVSGALGETSAFLILLGGAYLLYTRTAQWRLVVAPLIGGAAMGGILYLVGIPGVPDPLSYLLAGSFLFGAFFVVTEPISGPKTKPAQWIYGIVIGALVIVLRRFANFSEGVMFSVLFMNTFVPVLDLAVKALKERNKAEAVS, from the coding sequence ATGGAAAACCAATCACGGAAAGGGACCGGCCGGCCTCCCCCGCCCAAGCGCCTTTTCCAGAAGCAACCCATCATGATCCGGATGGTCGCCGCGCTGCTGCCCTGCCTTCTGGGATCGGTCTATTTCTTCGGATTTCGGGCCCTGGCGGTGACCGCCGTCTCGCTGGTCTTTGCGGTCGCGACTGAAGCGGCGTTCACTCTCCGGCAGGGAAAGCCCGTGACGTCCGCCGTGCTGGTTTCCGCGCTCATCTACGCCCTGAGTCTCCCTCCGACGGTGCCTTACTGGATCGCCGCTGTCGGCATGGTCTTCGGCATCGTGTTCGGAAAGATGGTTTTCGGCGGGTTCGGCTTCAACATCTACAACCCCGCCATGGTGGGCCGATGCTTCGTCTACATCTCGTTTCCCATCGCGCTCACCAACCGCTGGGTGGAACCCTTTCCGGGCTTCCTCGGCGGCGCTGCGGCCTGGGCGCCCGGAGTGGACGCCGTCACGACGGCCACCCCGCTGCAACTCCTCAAGGCGGGCGACACCGTTGCCATGGAACGGCTCTTTTGGGGAAACGTCTCCGGGGCTTTGGGTGAAACGAGCGCGTTCCTGATTCTTCTCGGAGGTGCGTACCTCCTCTACACCAGGACCGCTCAGTGGCGCCTTGTGGTGGCGCCCCTCATCGGCGGCGCCGCCATGGGCGGGATCCTCTATCTCGTGGGCATTCCCGGCGTCCCGGACCCGTTGTCCTATCTCCTGGCCGGATCCTTTCTTTTCGGCGCCTTCTTCGTGGTGACGGAACCCATCAGCGGCCCCAAAACCAAGCCGGCCCAATGGATCTACGGGATCGTGATCGGAGCCCTCGTCATCGTGCTGCGCCGGTTCGCCAACTTTTCCGAAGGCGTCATGTTTTCGGTGCTTTTCATGAACACCTTCGTTCCGGTTCTGGACTTGGCGGTCAAAGCCCTGAAAGAACGCAACAAGGCGGAGGCGGTCTCATGA
- a CDS encoding peptidylprolyl isomerase, which yields MTNHRGWITIAVFLFAALAVATFAGAQDKAGDSETVAVVNGKAISRTLYEQELTRIESRMMQMGQPVDPAQLEQLKSDVLDALISRELLYQESMKQGIKTDEAAVAEQMEAIKSRFPDEAQFQAAMQQMNLTEEGIKDEMTRDSAIRQLVDKEVAGKVTVSDEETKAFYDAHQEMFKQPERVRASHILVTVAEDASQADRDAAMKKIKDIQKRVNAGEDFAELAKAHSQCPSAQKGGDLGFFRRGQMVKPFEEAAFALKPGEVSDIVETQFGYHIIKVTERAEASTASYDEVKERLANHLKQEEIKKQAGEYVEALKAKAKIERTPPEKP from the coding sequence ATGACGAACCACAGAGGATGGATCACCATCGCGGTTTTCCTTTTCGCCGCACTTGCCGTAGCGACTTTCGCGGGCGCTCAAGATAAGGCCGGCGACTCCGAAACGGTGGCCGTAGTCAACGGCAAAGCCATCAGCCGAACGCTTTATGAACAGGAACTGACCCGGATCGAAAGCCGCATGATGCAAATGGGACAGCCCGTAGACCCCGCCCAGCTGGAGCAGCTCAAAAGCGACGTGCTGGACGCACTCATCAGCCGGGAACTTCTGTACCAGGAAAGCATGAAACAGGGTATCAAGACGGACGAAGCGGCGGTGGCGGAACAGATGGAGGCCATCAAGAGCCGGTTCCCGGATGAAGCACAGTTTCAGGCGGCCATGCAGCAGATGAATCTCACCGAAGAAGGCATCAAGGACGAGATGACCCGGGATTCTGCGATCCGGCAGCTGGTGGACAAGGAAGTCGCCGGAAAGGTCACCGTTTCGGACGAAGAAACCAAGGCCTTCTACGACGCGCATCAAGAAATGTTCAAGCAGCCGGAAAGGGTTCGAGCCAGCCACATCCTGGTCACGGTGGCAGAGGACGCCTCCCAGGCCGACCGGGATGCCGCCATGAAAAAGATCAAGGACATCCAGAAGCGGGTGAACGCGGGTGAGGACTTTGCGGAACTGGCCAAGGCCCATTCCCAGTGCCCCAGCGCTCAGAAAGGCGGCGACCTGGGTTTTTTCCGCCGGGGCCAGATGGTGAAGCCTTTCGAAGAAGCCGCCTTCGCCTTGAAACCGGGTGAAGTGAGCGATATCGTCGAAACCCAGTTCGGCTACCACATCATCAAGGTGACGGAACGGGCCGAAGCTTCGACGGCGAGCTACGACGAAGTGAAAGAACGCCTCGCGAACCACCTCAAGCAGGAAGAAATAAAGAAACAGGCGGGCGAATACGTGGAAGCCCTCAAGGCTAAAGCCAAGATCGAGAGGACCCCGCCGGAAAAGCCCTGA